A window of Tachyglossus aculeatus isolate mTacAcu1 chromosome 21, mTacAcu1.pri, whole genome shotgun sequence genomic DNA:
CTTATTGCACTCTGGAGGCTGCCGGCCCGTTCGGCCGGCCCCGGTGCCCGGCCACCAGGCCCATCGCGCGCGGCGGGCCTGTTCCCGCACCGTGCGGCCTCCAGCCCGAGCCTCCCGCCACCCCCGCCATCCATCTGAGCTTCCTTCCCTCTCGGGGCGTCCGGCCCCCCGGGGAACCCCAGAACTCCACCCGATCTGTCGCGACTATCTTATTGTTCTCGTGAATATTTCAAGAGGTAGCAAAGGCCGcgagtctcccccccaccccacccccccccaccccggccccgccGACCCGCCGGTCCGGTGGAGGCGCGGGGCTCGCGCGGAATAAAGGAATATCGAAAACGTACCTACGGAACCTGGGACGTGTCcagcctaactctaaccctaaccccatcacccccccccccccgcccacccccgccACGAATCGACTCCCCCCCCATCTTCCGGTTCCAACATCCACATAAACGTTACGCCCGCGCCTCCTCGAATAAAACGAGTACCCTCCGCGGGGACCGCAGTCCCAGAAAGTCAAGAAGCCCCGCCGGACCCGGGGCGGGGCGCGGAGAGGGGGCCGCCGGCGGCTGGGCCGGGGTTCGTCCCGCCACggacccccggccctccccgccgCTCCCCCCAACTTCCATCCCGCCCCGGtttccccagcctcctccccgacGGCTCTCCTCCGGGTGGAGGAGCtccggggggaaggggatggggaaatcCGCCTCCGCCGGCCCCCCCAAACCCCATCACCTTCAGCAGTCCGCGGACCCCCGGGGACGGGGGTCCGGGCGGGCGCCTCGGGGAAGCGGAACGGGTCGGGTTTCCTTTCCGACAACCGAACGGAGGaccggagagagagagacggagatccgggccggaggcagagctggggaaaccgaggccccgccgccccccgcccgggcCCCCGTTCACGCACGCCAACTCACGCACCGGCACGCTCCCATATACACGCACgcgccccggggccggggggccctcTCTCGAGGACCGGGCCCCGGGATTTTCTCTTGGTATAAACTGTGGATTAAAGCTCggcgggacgggagggagggagggagggagagcccccGGAAGTCTTTGGCTGGCTAGGACGGGGAGGTGTGCATGCGCAGGTGGCTGATGAGGTTGCGCTGCTGGGTGAACTTGCCGCCGCAGAGCTGGCACTCGTAGGGCTTCTCGCCCGAGTGGACGCGCATGTGCTCGGTGAGGCGGTACTGGCGGGTGAAGCGCATGCCGCACTCCTCGCAGGCGAAGGGCTTGAGGCCCAGGTGGCTGCGCATGTGGCGGGTCATGGTGCCGCGCTGGGTGAACATCTTCCCGCAGATGTTGCAGGGGAAGGGGCGCGTCAGCCAGTGCGTCTTCTCGTGCTGCCGCAGCGTGGCCGGGTCCTTGTAGCCCTTGTCGCACACGGGGCACTTGAAGGGCCGGGGCTCGGCCGcgtaggcggggctgggggccgacAGGTCCTCGGCCTCGTCCTCCTTGCCGTAGGTGCCCTCCTCCTTGATGAACAGGTCCTCCTCCTCCGTGTGCGTCTCCACGTGGGCGTTGAGCTGCTCCGAGCTGGGGAAGCCCTTGCCGCAGGGGATGCACACGTACAGGTTGTCGCCGAAGGGCACCGCGTCGAAGCCCTCCTGCCGGTACACGTAGCGGGCGCCGGGCCCGCCCCCGTCGCCCTCCTCGCTCTGCCCGCTGTCGTCGCTCGGCTCCCGCCCGTTCTCCTCCCGGCAGGCGAAGGGCGGCTCGCCCGCCGCCAGGCCGCCGTTGGGGAGGCCGCCCGCCCCGGCCTCCTCGCCGGGCCGGCGGGCCGGGGCCCCCGGCTCCTTCTTGGCCCAGTCCCTCCGGCGGACCGCGTGGCGCAGGCTCTTGCGGGCCGGGCCGCCGGGCCCGTCGGCCGGCCCGTCCCCgggcccgcccgccccctccgcctccaTGGGCTCGGGGCCCCCGgccgccgtcgccgccgccgccgcctcctccggcGGGGCCCCGCGGGGCGAGCGGGCCGGGCCGTCGCTCGGCCGGGCCGGGTCGTCGGGGCCCGGCGGGGGCCCGGGCAGCGGGGGGCTCTTCTTGGACAGGTCCAGGCCCAGCTCCTGCTCCCCGGCCCCGCACCCGCCGGGCCCCTCGCCCCCGTTCCGGCAGCCGCCGCCgaccccgccgccgccccggcccGGCGGCGGGTGGGCGCCCTCCGGCCCCGACCCCCCGGGGAAGACCTCGTCGTCCGAGGCCTTGGCCGGGGGCGGCTCCTCGGCGGCCTTGAGCTCCGGGTCGGCGTAGCGGGCCTGGATGACCGAGGCGGCCGAGAGGCGCTGCCCGCGGGGCGGCCGGCCCGCCCCGAACGGCTTGCCGGCCCGCTTGAGCCGGCGGCGGCACAGGCCGGCCAGGTCGTGCAGCTGGAGGTAGCTGGCGGCGGTCAGCAGGGCGCTCAGGTTGGGCTCGGCCGGCGGGTCGCCCGGCTGCAGGAGCTTGCCCGTGTAGATGAAGTCCAGGATCTGGCGGAACACGGCCGGGCTGACCATGTCCGTGTCCAGGTTGATGAGGTTGTCGTGGAGGACGAGCGACTTGAAGTACATGCTGCTGGCGGCCAGCACGCTCTTGTGGGCGCGGAACAGGGCGTTCTCCACCACCACGATGACGTCGCACAGGAACCCTTTGGCTCGCTGCTGgttcagctgcagcagcagctgcttGGCGTGGTTGGGCAGCTCCATGTCCGGCCTGGGGTGCCTGCGCCCGCGCCGCTCGTGCCACCTGCGGGAGACGCCACACGCCGTCAGCCTGGCtccgctccccgccccgcccctccggaCGGCCCGCGGGTCCCCCAACCGCAAcccactctctcccctccgtGACCCGGCACGGACCGTCCCGCGCCCCCGACTCTTCCCCGCTCCATTCCCGGCTCTCCCCTGGTGACCCGGCatggaccttctgacccccgtgACCGACCCCCGGAGACCCAGCGGGGACCGTCCGACGCCCCTGGCTCTTCCCCGCTCCATTCCCggctctcccctagtgacccggcacggaccttctgaccccctgactgtcccccggcGACCCAGCGGGGACCATCCGacgcccctgactcttccccgctCCATTCCCGGCTCTCCCCTGGTGACCCGGCACGGACTGTCCGACGTCCCCGACTCTTCCCCGCTCCATTCCCGGCTCTCCCCTAGTGAGCTGGCATGGACCTTCTGACCCCGACTGTCCTCCGGCGACCCAGAGGGGACCGTCCGacgcccctgactcttccccgctccattcctggctctcccctagtgacccggcacagaccttctgaccccctgactgtcccccggcGACCCAGCGGGGAACGTCCAacgcccctgactcttccccgctccattcctggctctcccctagtgacccggCACGGACTGTCCGATGTCCCCGACTCTTCCCCGTTCCATTCCCGGCTCTCCCCTAGTGAGCTGGCATGGACCTTCTGACCCCGACTGTCCTCCGGCGACCCAGAGGGGACCGTCCGATGCCCCCGACTCTCCCTGCTCCATTAACggctctcccctagtgacccggCACGGACATTCTGACCCCCTGACCGACCTAAAGTGACCCAGCGGGGACCGTCCGATGCCCCCgactctccctgccccattcccggctctcccctagtgacccggcacggaccttctgacccccctgACCGACCCCCGGCGACCCAGAGGGGACCGTCCGATGCCCCTGGCTCTTCCCCGCTCCATTCCTGGCTCTCCCCTAGTAACCCAGCACGGACTGTCCGATGCCTCCGACTCTTCCCGCTCCATTCCTggctctcccctagtgacccggcacggaccttctgaccccctgaCTGTTCCCCGGCGACCCAGCGGGGACCGTCTGacgcccctgactcttccccgctccattcctggctctcccctagtgacctggCATGGACCGTCCGAcgcccccaactctcccccactccattcctggctctcccctagtgacccggcacggaccttctgaccccctgaCCGACCTCCAGCGACCCAGCGGGGACCGTCTGAagcccctgactctccctgctCCATTCCTGGCTCTCCCCTAGTAACCCGGCacggaccttctgaccccctgaCCGACCTCCAGCGACCCAGCGGGGACCGTCCGACGCCCCGACTCTCCCCGCTCCATTCCTggctctcccctagtgacccggcacggaccttctgaccccctgaCTGTTCCCCGGCGACCCAGCGGGGACCGTCTGacgcccctgactcttccccgctccattcctggctctcccctagtgacctggCATGGACCGTCCGAcgcccccaactctcccccactccattccTGGCTCTCCCCGGTGACCCGGCACCAACCTTCCGAACCCCTGACTGACCTCCAGCGACCCAGCGGGGACTGTCCGAcgcccctgactctccctgctccattcctggctctcccctagtgacccggcatggaccttctgaccccctgcCTGTCCCCCGGGGACCCAGCAGGGACCGTCCGacgcccctgactcttccctgctccattcctggctctcccctagtgacccggcatggaccttctgaccccctcaCTGTCCCCCGGCGACCCAGCGGGGACCGTCCGacgcccctgactcttccctgctCCGTTCCTGGCTCTCCCGTAGTGACCCGACACGGACCTTCTGATCCCTTGACCGCACCCCGGCGACCCAGCAGGGaccaacatccctgactctccccgctccatccctggctctccccaggtGACCCAGGATGGCCCATCCCACCCCCTGACCCTCACcgggtgacccagcacggaccatccgacACCCCCGATACTCCCCATTCCTGGTTCTCCCCCAGtaacccagcacggaccattcaacacccctgattctcccttcttcattcccggctctcccccatcgacccagcatggaccgtccaacaccccgactctcccccggtgacccggcatggaccacccaacacccttgGTACTCCCTActccatccagagaagcagcgtggctcagtggaaagagcccgggtttgggggtcagaggtcatgggttctaatcccggctccgccactcgtcagctgggtgactctgggcaagtcacttcacttctctgggccccagttacctcatctgtaaaatggggatgaagaccgtgagccccacgggggacgacctgattatcctgtatcccccccagcgcttagaacagtgcttggcacataggaagcgcttaataaatgccattattgttactattatccaACAGCTCCGATGCCCCCCGccgccagtgacccagcatggaccgccGCAAAATCCCAAtcccccaccacctctgactctcccctctccatctccgatgccatcagagaagcagcgtggctcagtggaaagagcccgggctttggagtcagaggtcatgggttcaaatcccggctctgccaactgtcagctgtgtgactttgggcaagtcacttaacttccctgtgtgcctcagttacctcatctgtaaaatggggattaagactgtgagccccccgtgggacaacctgatcaccttgtaacctccccagtgcttagaacagtgctttgcacatagtaagcgcttaataaatgccatcatcatcatcatcatcatcatccccgcgACCTAGTGCAGCAGCGGGACGGCTCGTCTACGGATCGGTCCCCTCCCGTGTGGAGCGGCTGGTGCTCCCAGAGGCATCCCACCCCAAGGGAGAGGATTCCCAGTGCTCATTCCCTGCTGTCtctcagagcagcagcgtggctcagtgggaagagcccgggctttggagccagaggtcatgggttcaaatcccagctctgccacttgtcagctgtgtgacttcacttctctgggcctcagttccctcatctgtaaaatggggatgaagaccgtgagccccccgtgggacagcctgatcaccctgtaaccttcccagcgcttagaacagtgctttgcacatagtaagcgcttaataaatgccataaaacccccccaccccccaactccacccCCGGCTCTGGCGGGTGCCTCTCGCACTGGCAGGGGGAGATCCGGGGCAGGGCAATTCCCGGTCCCCTCTGTCGATCCCGGTGTTCCCGGGCCTGTATATCCCCATCCTGCCCCGTCTCGGCCTGTGTGTATCCAGCTGGGAGAGCCCTGCCCCTTCTAGCAGATCATCGCCTAAATGTTAATATATAGAATAACCTTCTAGCAGATCATCgtcttattattaatatatagaataataacagcggtatttgctaagcgcttactatgtaccaagagatgcagggtgatcaggttgtcccacggggggctcaccgtctcaatccccattttacagatgagggactgagggccacagaagtgacgtgacttgtccaaggtcacacggcagacacgcggcggagctgggattggaacccgtgaacTTCTGATTTCCCGGCCCCCCCACTCATCTATCCCCAAATGCCCCGATCTTGGGGACGCGGGGAAAACTACCACCTTCGGGGACCCAGGTGCGACTGAGGCAAAGACCTTTCCCTCCAAGCCCGGGGAGCCCgtctttcttctccccaccccatcaatcgttaaaccgtaagctcgctgtgggcggggaacgtgtctggtatttttccactgtcctctcccgagcacttagtacagtgctctgtgagcccactgttgggctcaggccctactgagagctcacctcctccgggaggccttcccagactgagccctctctttcctctccccctcctccttacctccttcccttccccacagcacctgtatatatgtttgtatttatgactctatattttatttatttattatttatattatatcatatattatattgtttatttattttatttatatatgttttatttgtacaaatttattctatttattttattttgttaatatgtttggttttgttctctgtctcccccttctagactgtgagcccactgtcgggtagggaccgtctctatatgttgccagcttgtacttcccaagcgcttagtccagtgctctgcacgcagtaagcgctcaataaatacgattgattgattgattgagggaccgtctctatatgttgccaacttggacttcccaagcgcttagtccagtgctctgcacacagtaagtgctcaataaatacgattgattgattgattgagggaccgtctctatatgctgccaacttggacttcccaagcgcttagtccagtgctctgcacacaataagcgctcaataaatacgattgattgactgattgattgttgggtagggaccgtctctatatgttgccaacttggacttcccaagcgcttagcccagtgttctgcacacagtaagcgctcaataaatacgattgatggactgattgattgttgggtagggactgtctctatatgttgccaacttggacttcccaagcgcttagtccagtgctctgcacacagtaagcgctcaataaatacgattcattgactgattgattgttgggtagggaccgtctctatatgttgccaacttggacttcccaagcgcttactccagtgctctgcacgcagtaagcactcaataaatacgattgattgattgattgattattgggtagggaccatctctatatgttgccaacttggacttcccaagtgcttagtccagtgctcggcacacagtgagtgctcaataaatacgactgaatgaatgcacccggtaagtgctcaataaatacgactgattgacgaaATCAATTAACCAATGACTGCATTAGCCAGCCACCTGGGCAATCAGTCCAGGGACCACCCCCATCCCGAGTGAGCGGCAGCAAGCTGGTCTAAGCCGGTCCCGACCGGAACAGGCTCCGGTCCGTCCGGAGCGGGTGGGACGAGGCTGACGGAGGAAGACGGGGACCGAGGGACCCGTTTGCTGCGGGATGACCTCTCCCGTGGCTGGCTTAGTCACGGGCCCGCTCCCGGCCGCCGCCGGCTACCGGCCCAGAGGGAAGCGCCTCTTCCCGCTCTGCGTTGGGTCGTCTCGGCCTGGAAGCcggctgcccaatcaatcaatcaatcaatcaatcaatggtatttattgggggcttactgtgtgcacagtgcagtgctctgcacacagtaagcgctcaataaatacaattgaatgattgaatgaagaataattgattgatagattgattaataacctaatgaccttgtaataagaataatgacggtatttgctaagcgcttactatgtgctgagcactgttccaagtgctggggttgatgcaaggtccatccccacccccccgccttacctccttcccttccccacagccccggaccgtctctatatgttgccaacttggacttcccaagcgcttggtacagtgccctgcacacagtaagcgctcaataaatacgattgaatgaatgaatatacatatatatgtttgtacggatttattactctatttttgtacatatttattctatttactttatttggttaatccgttttgttttgttgtctgtctcccacttctagactgtgagcccgctgtcgggtagggaccgtctctagatgttgccaacttggacttcccaagcgcttggtacagtgccctgcacacagtaagcgctcaataaatacgattgaatgaattaatatacatgtatatgtttgtacggatttattactctatttttgtacatatttattctattagttaatatgtttggttttgttgtccgtctcccccttctagactgtgagcccgctgtcgggtagggaccgtctctagatgttgccaacttgtccttcccaagcgctgcgtacagtgctctgcacacagtaagcgctcaatatgattgaatgaatgaatgaatgactcccaagcccgcgttctttccactgagccacgctgcttctccattcattcattcgattgcacttaccgagtgcttactgtgtgcacagcactgtactgagtgcttgggagaggacaataaagcagatacattccctgcccacagcaagcttacattcattcaatcgtatttatggagcgcttactgtgtgcagagcactgtactaagcgcttgggaagtccaagttggcaacatctagagacggtccctacccaacagcgggctcacaggctagaagggggagacagagcacaaaacaaaacatattcacaaaataaaatagagtaaatacagtctcccaagcgcttaggccactgctccgcacacagtaagcgcgcaataaatatgactgagtgactgacaggtgtacttcccaagcgcttagtacagtgctctgcatagagtgataataataataataatgttggtatttgttaagcgcttactatgtgccaagcactgttctaagcgctggagtagatacaaggtgatcaggttgtcccacatggggctcacagtcttcatccccattttacagatgagggaactgaggcccagagaagggaagcgacttgcccaaagtcacccagctgacaagtggcggagccgggatttgaacccatgacctccgaatccaaagcccgggctctttccgctgagccacgctgcttctctaagtaggcgtaagagtaagcgctcaataaatacgattgaatgaaaaggtgggCAAAATGCCGATGCGGACTTGCTCCGCAGGCCCTAGCCGGGAGGAAAATCCGCTCCCGCCCTCTCTTCCCGCCCCCGCCGACCCCCCCAGGGATGgagcctgggaataataataataatactggcatttatcaagcacttactctgtgctaagcaccgttctaagcactggggaggctacaaggcccatcaggttgtcccccggggggctcccagtcttcacccccattttccagatgagggaactgaggcccagggaagtgaagcgactcgcccgaagtcacccggccggcaagcggcggagccgggattcgaacccatgacctccgactccaaagcccgggctctttccgctgagccacgctgcttctctaagtaggcgtaagagtaagcgctcaataaataagattgaatgaaaaggtgggCAGAATGCCGATGCGGACTTGCTCCTCAGGCCCgagctgtcccccggggggctcccagtcttcatccccattttccagatgagggaactgaggcccagggaagtgaagcgactcgcccgaagtcacccggccggcaagcggcggagccgggattcgaacccatgacctccgactccaaagcccgggctctttccgctgagccacgctgcttctctaagtaggcgtaagagtaagcgctcaataaataagattgaatgaaaaggtgggCAGAATGCCCATGAGGACTTGCTCCTCAGGCCCgagctgtcccccggggggctcccagtcttcatccccattttccagatgagggaactgaggcccagggaagtgaagcgactcgcccgaagtcacccggccggcaagcggcggagccgggattcgaacccagggcctctgactccaaaacccgggctctttccactgagccacgctgcttctcccggggTGACGGTGCCCGTCTCCTCCCTGCCCGGGCCTCTCGTCCTCCGACCTGGATCCCTCGGAGCCCGGGAGGGAGGGTGGTTCGCTTAGGGTGGTGCAGACCCTGGCTGGCTGCCAACCTGCCTGCCCCGGGGGCACCGGGGGTGgggcatcttccctccttcccttccccacagcacctgtatatatggatatatgttggtacagatttattactctatttattttacttgtacctatctattctacttattttattttgttagtacgtttggttttgttctctgtctcccccttttcgactgtgagcccgctgttgggcagggactgtctctagatgttgccaacttggacttcccaagcgcttagtccagtgctctgcacacagtaagtgctcaataaatacgattgattgattgactgattaagtgctgtggggctgagccggGGGGATAAAGAaagggagcagcagcgtggctcagtggaaagagtcagaggtcgtgggttcaaatcccagctccgccaactatcactcattcattcagtcgtatttattgagcgcttactgtgtgctgagcaccgtactaagcgcttgggattgatCAGTACCCGCTCCTCCCTGCCACCGTGGCCCTTGGGCGGGGGGGGGTAGGCTGCGGGGAAACTTCTTGGGGGGGAATCCCCACGTTTTGCGCTCCCCCCCCGGGATCCCGGCCCTGCAGGGTTGGGgggacgaatcaatcaatcaatcaatcaatcgtatttattgagcgcttactgcgcgcagagccctggactaagcgcttgggaagtacaagttggaagaaaCGGAGAGATGCAACCTCTGAGCCTCTGAGACGTGGAGGCTCCTAggggaaaaaatcaatcaatcaatcaatcgtatttattgagcgcttactgtgtgcagagcactggactaagcgcttgggaagtccaagttggcaacacagagagacggtccctaaccagcagcaggctcacagtctagaagggggagacggacaacaaaacaaaacatattaacaaaataaaataaggagaataaatatgtacaagtaaaatgaatggagtaataaatctgtaggaaAAAGAACAGGCGGACCCcaagctccctccccaccccgtcaCGCCCCACCTACGCCTGCTGTATCcgccccgagtgcttagtagagtgcctggcacatattaagtacttaaataccattattattattattattattatatccatactcttatactctatttccccaatTGCTCATTATttaaacatctgtctccccttgtagactggaagcttcttgaagaTGGGGCTTGCGACTATGTtgtatttactttcccaagcgctcactacagtactctgctcacgctaagtgcccaataaatagcttGGATTAGAGGAGgatgtatttagaacagtgctttgcacatagtaagcgcttaacaaacgccatcattatcattattatcattattaaggttattattattattattacaacaaactAAATATAGAggacggagaggggaaggaggggaaaggaagaggggaaggatgagaaaagaaatgggaaggggaagggagagggaagagcacgGAGGGatcgaggaggggaaaggaaaagaaggaggaagtaggaggcctagaaaataatgataatgagaagcagcgaggcttagtggacagaacctgggcccggggttcgaatcccggctccgccacgtgtctgctctgtgaccttggggaagtcactcctctgggcctcagttacctcatctgtaaaatggggattaaaaccgtgagccccccgtgggacggggactgggtccaacttgattatcctttatctaccccggtgcttagaacggtgagcggaacatggtaagtgcttaaatatcattataggTTAttcttcgtaataataataattgcggtatttgttaaacgctcgctATATTCCAAGGATTGAACTTAGCTCTGGGTTAGAAAGAAGACAAGCGGGTCCCACAGTcgaggcaggaaggaga
This region includes:
- the HIC2 gene encoding hypermethylated in cancer 2 protein, translated to MELPNHAKQLLLQLNQQRAKGFLCDVIVVVENALFRAHKSVLAASSMYFKSLVLHDNLINLDTDMVSPAVFRQILDFIYTGKLLQPGDPPAEPNLSALLTAASYLQLHDLAGLCRRRLKRAGKPFGAGRPPRGQRLSAASVIQARYADPELKAAEEPPPAKASDDEVFPGGSGPEGAHPPPGRGGGGVGGGCRNGGEGPGGCGAGEQELGLDLSKKSPPLPGPPPGPDDPARPSDGPARSPRGAPPEEAAAAATAAGGPEPMEAEGAGGPGDGPADGPGGPARKSLRHAVRRRDWAKKEPGAPARRPGEEAGAGGLPNGGLAAGEPPFACREENGREPSDDSGQSEEGDGGGPGARYVYRQEGFDAVPFGDNLYVCIPCGKGFPSSEQLNAHVETHTEEEDLFIKEEGTYGKEDEAEDLSAPSPAYAAEPRPFKCPVCDKGYKDPATLRQHEKTHWLTRPFPCNICGKMFTQRGTMTRHMRSHLGLKPFACEECGMRFTRQYRLTEHMRVHSGEKPYECQLCGGKFTQQRNLISHLRMHTSPS